One segment of Akkermansiaceae bacterium DNA contains the following:
- a CDS encoding putative C-S lyase produces the protein MNSDFDQIIPRRGTGSIKWDRFPGLDPFWVADMDFMSPPCVIDALQRRVAHGVMGYAQAHDGLMDAITGYMQSRHDLRVEEKEIIHLGGLVPALSLAARAFGSPGDAVMTCTPIYPPFLGIHNDARMQVISVPHVETGGQWGFDWEAMESAVTPGTRLFLLSNPQNPLGRVFTRAEMTRLAEFCERHDLILVSDEIHCDLILDDTQTPHVCAAGLPDSFQKRIITLLAPSKTYNIAGLGYAFALIRDDSLRRKFMAARGHTLPEINCLSYYAAEAAYHDGEPWRQELLAYLRTNRDTVTDFVRSRTPFVIPAIEATYLAWIDCRSTGLDNPAQHFEKEAGIYLSDGNYFGAPGHVRFNFGCPHHRVLEGLEKMAKVID, from the coding sequence ATGAACTCAGATTTCGACCAGATCATCCCCCGTCGTGGAACGGGCTCCATCAAATGGGACAGGTTTCCTGGACTCGATCCATTCTGGGTCGCAGACATGGATTTTATGTCGCCCCCCTGTGTGATCGACGCATTGCAGCGGCGAGTCGCCCACGGTGTCATGGGTTACGCCCAGGCCCATGACGGGCTGATGGATGCCATTACCGGCTATATGCAGAGTCGGCATGACCTGCGGGTCGAGGAAAAGGAAATCATACACCTCGGCGGACTGGTGCCGGCGCTATCGCTCGCCGCACGTGCCTTCGGCTCACCCGGTGACGCGGTGATGACATGCACCCCGATCTACCCCCCTTTCCTGGGGATTCACAACGACGCCAGGATGCAGGTGATCTCCGTGCCCCATGTTGAAACCGGTGGCCAGTGGGGATTCGACTGGGAGGCCATGGAATCAGCCGTCACCCCCGGCACCAGGCTCTTCCTGCTCAGCAATCCGCAGAATCCGTTAGGCCGCGTGTTCACCCGGGCTGAAATGACCCGACTCGCCGAGTTCTGTGAACGACACGACCTCATCCTCGTATCCGATGAGATCCACTGCGACCTTATCCTGGATGATACACAAACACCCCACGTCTGCGCCGCCGGACTTCCAGACTCTTTTCAAAAACGTATCATCACCCTGCTTGCCCCGAGCAAGACCTATAACATCGCCGGCCTTGGTTATGCCTTTGCCTTGATCCGTGATGACTCACTGCGCCGCAAATTCATGGCAGCCCGGGGCCACACACTGCCTGAGATCAACTGTCTCTCCTATTACGCGGCCGAAGCCGCCTACCACGATGGAGAGCCATGGCGTCAGGAGCTGCTCGCCTATTTACGGACAAACCGCGATACCGTCACCGACTTTGTCCGCTCACGCACACCGTTTGTGATCCCCGCTATTGAAGCCACCTATCTCGCATGGATCGACTGCCGGTCGACGGGCCTCGACAACCCGGCGCAGCATTTTGAAAAGGAAGCCGGGATTTACTTGTCGGATGGAAACTACTTTGGCGCGCCCGGCCATGTCCGTTTCAATTTCGGGTGCCCGCATCACCGGGTGCTTGAAGGATTGGAAAAGATGGCTAAAGTCATTGATTAA
- a CDS encoding UbiA family prenyltransferase, translating into MMPPFVEKFRALLATGRVANLPTVWSNVLVAHTMATSFTYFGYTIEYGNDPIILPSFVFLIIASSLIYLGGCMLGDARDIEYDSIHKPDRPIPSGIISATSVTLIAWSLLMAGLSLIAVSSTAIYNRTYNYTWTDFKDLFNSSVWLSTLQPHQIILCCLLVTSIVCYAYIHKKHRTAALILMAFCRVQLVFLAISAVHQSWLLPYFLQPVSDDIFMHWKWVVPWMPVLACIVGIYTLLLSWVASTEASPSVFSFRKTLAVGMLALPLVSIWFNSFISAGQTPPWRQEQLDGKFFTVANNLSTSHWIVLILALAWTGHTLRALKTSKPLFVSRALAGFCLLDAVMIAGNSPIVALICIVLFGLALLLQRVTPAT; encoded by the coding sequence ATGATGCCCCCTTTCGTTGAAAAGTTCCGCGCCCTGTTAGCCACAGGGCGCGTGGCGAATCTGCCGACGGTCTGGAGTAATGTGTTGGTGGCGCACACCATGGCGACCTCCTTCACTTACTTTGGATACACCATAGAATATGGGAATGATCCCATCATCCTTCCCTCCTTTGTTTTCCTCATCATTGCCTCCTCTCTGATTTACCTGGGTGGATGTATGTTAGGAGATGCTCGGGACATCGAATACGACAGCATCCACAAACCCGACAGGCCGATTCCCTCCGGCATCATCTCCGCGACATCGGTTACCCTGATAGCCTGGTCACTGCTCATGGCAGGACTCAGCCTGATTGCTGTCTCTTCCACGGCTATCTACAACCGCACGTATAATTATACGTGGACAGATTTCAAAGATCTTTTCAATAGCAGCGTATGGCTAAGTACCCTACAGCCCCATCAAATCATCCTTTGCTGCCTGCTGGTGACAAGCATCGTATGCTACGCCTATATTCATAAAAAACACCGAACCGCCGCACTGATCTTGATGGCGTTTTGCAGAGTTCAACTCGTTTTCCTTGCCATCTCGGCAGTGCATCAATCCTGGTTACTGCCATACTTTTTACAACCAGTTTCAGATGATATCTTTATGCATTGGAAATGGGTTGTTCCATGGATGCCCGTGCTCGCCTGCATCGTTGGTATCTACACCCTGCTACTCAGTTGGGTTGCCTCTACGGAGGCTTCCCCCTCAGTATTTTCCTTCCGAAAAACGCTCGCTGTCGGTATGTTAGCACTGCCCCTCGTCTCCATCTGGTTCAACTCCTTCATCTCTGCCGGGCAAACTCCGCCTTGGCGACAGGAACAATTAGACGGTAAATTTTTCACCGTTGCCAACAACCTCAGCACGTCCCACTGGATCGTGCTCATTCTCGCTTTAGCATGGACCGGGCATACCCTACGGGCATTGAAAACCTCCAAGCCGCTTTTTGTGTCACGCGCCCTGGCGGGTTTCTGCCTGCTTGATGCGGTGATGATCGCGGGAAACTCCCCAATCGTTGCACTCATCTGCATCGTTCTCTTCGGGCTAGCACTCCTGCTCCAGCGAGTCACCCCGGCAACCTAG
- the rimK gene encoding 30S ribosomal protein S6--L-glutamate ligase codes for MKIAILSRNSKLYSTNSLVEAAHRAGHEVHVIDYLKCHMNIASMRPSIFLGSKELKGYDAIIPRIGASRTFFGTAVVRQFEIMGVYSVNESVAISRSRDKLRSLQLLSRRGIGLPVTTFAHDTKATGHMIKLCGGAPIVVKLLEGTQGVGVVLAETAKAAESVIEAFRGLDANILAQEFIKEAGGADIRCLVVGGKVVASMKRQGREGEFRSNLHRGGNAAVVRITPEERSTAVRAAKIMGLSLAGVDLLRSNHGPVVMEVNSSPGLEGIEKATGKDVAGQIIKFIESSVGKVSSRTKGKG; via the coding sequence ATGAAAATCGCCATCCTCTCACGCAACTCCAAACTGTATTCCACCAACAGCCTCGTTGAGGCTGCCCATCGGGCCGGCCATGAGGTTCACGTCATTGATTATCTCAAATGCCACATGAATATCGCGTCGATGCGTCCCAGCATTTTCCTCGGTTCCAAGGAACTCAAGGGATATGATGCGATCATTCCGCGTATTGGTGCATCACGGACGTTTTTTGGCACTGCGGTTGTACGTCAGTTCGAAATCATGGGCGTGTATTCGGTGAACGAGTCCGTGGCCATCTCCCGATCACGCGACAAGCTGCGCAGTTTGCAACTTCTTTCCCGTCGGGGCATTGGTTTGCCGGTGACTACCTTTGCCCACGATACCAAGGCAACGGGCCACATGATCAAACTGTGCGGGGGGGCTCCGATTGTTGTCAAACTCTTGGAGGGCACGCAGGGCGTGGGTGTGGTGCTTGCGGAGACAGCCAAGGCGGCCGAGTCCGTTATTGAAGCGTTCCGCGGGCTTGATGCCAACATCCTGGCGCAGGAATTTATCAAGGAAGCCGGAGGTGCCGATATCCGCTGCCTGGTGGTTGGCGGGAAAGTGGTTGCTTCCATGAAACGCCAAGGCCGGGAAGGCGAGTTCAGATCAAACCTTCATCGCGGTGGTAATGCCGCAGTTGTTCGGATCACCCCCGAGGAGCGGTCTACCGCCGTACGCGCTGCCAAGATCATGGGGCTAAGCCTCGCCGGTGTCGATCTGCTGCGCTCGAACCACGGCCCCGTGGTCATGGAGGTCAACTCCTCGCCAGGACTCGAGGGGATCGAAAAAGCGACCGGAAAAGACGTCGCTGGCCAGATCATCAAGTTTATTGAGAGCAGCGTGGGCAAAGTAAGTAGCCGGACGAAGGGCAAGGGGTAG
- a CDS encoding ATP-dependent zinc protease, which yields MEASSTVAGELALPTRGRMSSRIIIGRREWLSLPGLGVNIVTAKVDTGAYTSSLHAENMEVFERDGCEWVKFVTYTHHGDTVECEAPLVQRKKIKSSSGRGRKRLIVRTEAKLSGGFSWEVLLSLADRSVMKCPLLLGRRALSGYFVVDTQASHLLGNIKKFTGKSHHRRS from the coding sequence ATGGAAGCATCCTCTACTGTGGCTGGGGAGCTGGCACTGCCAACCCGGGGAAGAATGAGCAGCCGCATCATCATCGGGCGTCGTGAATGGTTGTCACTGCCAGGTCTCGGTGTCAATATTGTCACGGCGAAGGTGGATACCGGTGCCTATACCTCAAGCTTGCATGCTGAGAATATGGAGGTTTTCGAACGTGATGGCTGTGAGTGGGTGAAGTTTGTTACCTACACGCACCACGGTGATACCGTTGAATGCGAGGCACCTCTGGTACAGCGGAAAAAAATAAAAAGCTCATCGGGCCGTGGCCGGAAACGTTTGATCGTAAGGACCGAGGCGAAATTGTCAGGGGGTTTTTCGTGGGAGGTGCTTTTAAGCCTTGCTGATCGCTCGGTTATGAAGTGTCCTCTGCTCCTCGGACGCCGTGCCCTGTCGGGCTATTTCGTTGTCGATACCCAAGCATCCCATTTACTGGGCAACATTAAAAAATTCACCGGGAAATCCCATCACCGTCGCTCATGA
- the hprK gene encoding HPr(Ser) kinase/phosphatase, translating into MAIKHTRKRISHLTVGDFFERHGPALKLKLQGSAVGFERKILEPTVNHPGLALAGFLSYFANKRIQVFGNSEQSFLSKRGKQERIQRFSTICEREIPCVVTSRNKNISPELLKVANEAGIAVFSTPMVTMKFVNAATLLLEDDFAASTTRHGCMVDFRGVGVLIMGDSGAGKSEVAIGLLERGGALVADDMVILRKVGGELVASTKDFSRGFIEMRGVGIINVANIFGLGSIRPTKRLDLVVTLKPHSDLNNVDRLGVSRKTYRILDYEITNVEIPVAPGRDTTRLVAITCLEHQLRSMGYDMAAEFNQRLLDKMSSESSGLGI; encoded by the coding sequence ATGGCGATAAAGCATACACGCAAACGCATCTCCCACCTCACAGTCGGTGACTTTTTTGAGCGACATGGCCCGGCACTGAAACTAAAACTACAAGGCAGTGCCGTGGGATTTGAGCGCAAAATCCTTGAGCCGACAGTCAACCACCCTGGGCTCGCCCTCGCGGGCTTCCTATCGTATTTCGCCAATAAACGTATCCAGGTGTTTGGTAATTCCGAGCAATCCTTCCTCAGCAAACGGGGCAAACAGGAACGCATCCAGAGGTTCAGCACCATCTGCGAGCGCGAAATCCCCTGTGTAGTCACCTCACGGAACAAAAACATCAGCCCCGAGCTACTCAAGGTCGCCAACGAGGCTGGCATTGCTGTTTTCAGCACCCCCATGGTGACGATGAAGTTTGTCAACGCCGCCACTTTATTACTCGAGGACGACTTCGCGGCATCGACGACCCGGCACGGTTGTATGGTCGATTTCCGTGGTGTGGGTGTCCTCATCATGGGGGATAGCGGAGCTGGAAAAAGCGAAGTGGCCATCGGACTGCTCGAACGCGGCGGGGCACTCGTCGCCGACGACATGGTGATCCTGCGCAAGGTGGGTGGCGAGCTGGTCGCCAGCACCAAGGATTTTTCCCGTGGATTCATCGAGATGCGCGGCGTGGGCATCATCAACGTCGCCAACATTTTCGGACTCGGAAGCATCAGGCCTACCAAGCGCCTCGATCTGGTTGTCACTCTCAAACCCCACTCGGATCTCAACAACGTGGATCGGCTCGGGGTCAGCCGCAAGACTTACCGTATCCTCGATTATGAGATTACCAATGTCGAAATCCCGGTTGCGCCCGGACGGGATACAACGCGTCTCGTTGCAATCACATGCCTCGAGCATCAGCTACGCAGCATGGGATATGACATGGCCGCGGAGTTTAACCAGCGCCTGCTCGATAAAATGTCCAGCGAAAGTTCAGGCCTCGGCATTTAG
- a CDS encoding HPr family phosphocarrier protein: protein MPTREFTVTNKLGIHARPAAQFVKKASTFSCDIQVEKDDEQADGKSIMGLMMLAAGHGSILTITTDGNDAEAALDALGELIARNFEE, encoded by the coding sequence ATGCCTACCCGCGAATTCACCGTTACCAATAAACTGGGAATCCACGCCCGACCCGCTGCACAGTTCGTCAAGAAAGCCAGCACGTTCTCCTGCGACATCCAGGTGGAAAAAGATGATGAACAAGCCGACGGAAAATCGATCATGGGATTGATGATGCTTGCTGCAGGCCACGGCTCCATCCTTACCATCACGACTGATGGCAATGACGCTGAAGCAGCACTCGATGCCCTCGGCGAGCTTATCGCCCGCAATTTCGAGGAATAA
- the ptsP gene encoding phosphoenolpyruvate--protein phosphotransferase yields MKVEEQETIIQGTPGSPGIAFGPVHVVARGFNAPEVYEIKPEQIPAEKERFKQALEVTKIELDALRHHIENLSGEDDGKIFDAHLMVLEDHTLINKVDKAIENRLQNAEYAFYAVMQTFLEAMRRINDSYLKERAADIDDVCQRVLRNFQLKDKGGDGDRPDHKHILVAYDLTPSDTASIDRNHVQGFATEQGSINSHTVILARSLGIPAIVGLEGAVIDIKTLADCILDGYSGKLILHPTEATVNDYRQRFELRRLARKQLETIRGDKTTTKDGHRITLSANIEFTNELPLVQESGAEGIGLFRTEFYLLEGGEMPGEMAQAEVYTQVAREMSPNQAIIRTLDAGGDKIPAEPLSHPEPNPFLGWRGIRVSLTRRALFKEQLRAILRASAHGKLGIMFPMVSGLREVLEAKEILKTAMDELVEEKVPFDPDIEVGVMIEIPSAALMAGEIAREVDFLSIGTNDLIQYTVAVDRVNPYVAHLYKPTHPAVIRLMEMTVSAARNQGIWTGVCGEMAGDLKILPILVGLGVNELSVGTHILPSIKKAISCLSQSDCAGMMEEVITARSSPDILTLTESMARRCYPELLD; encoded by the coding sequence ATGAAGGTCGAAGAACAGGAAACCATTATCCAAGGAACTCCGGGCTCTCCCGGTATAGCCTTTGGCCCGGTTCACGTCGTCGCCAGAGGATTCAACGCTCCCGAAGTCTACGAGATCAAGCCTGAGCAAATCCCTGCTGAAAAAGAAAGGTTCAAACAGGCCCTCGAGGTCACCAAAATTGAACTCGATGCGCTCCGGCACCACATCGAAAACCTTTCCGGCGAAGACGACGGCAAGATTTTCGACGCCCACCTGATGGTGTTGGAAGATCACACCCTGATCAACAAGGTGGACAAGGCGATCGAAAACCGCCTCCAGAATGCTGAATACGCATTTTACGCCGTCATGCAGACCTTTCTGGAAGCGATGCGCCGCATCAACGATTCCTATCTCAAAGAAAGAGCCGCCGATATCGATGACGTCTGCCAGCGGGTTCTTCGCAATTTCCAGCTGAAGGATAAAGGGGGGGATGGGGATCGCCCCGACCACAAACACATCCTGGTCGCCTACGATCTAACACCTAGCGACACAGCATCCATCGACCGGAACCATGTGCAGGGCTTCGCCACCGAGCAAGGCAGCATTAACTCCCATACCGTTATCCTGGCCCGCTCCCTTGGTATACCGGCCATCGTTGGCCTGGAGGGAGCCGTCATTGATATAAAAACCCTCGCCGACTGCATCCTCGACGGTTACTCGGGAAAACTGATCCTCCACCCGACCGAAGCCACGGTGAATGATTACCGGCAACGGTTTGAATTAAGAAGACTGGCGCGCAAACAGCTGGAAACGATCCGTGGCGACAAGACAACCACCAAGGACGGTCACCGCATCACGCTTTCGGCGAATATCGAGTTCACCAACGAGCTTCCACTCGTCCAGGAATCCGGTGCCGAAGGCATCGGCTTGTTCCGCACTGAATTTTACCTGCTCGAAGGAGGTGAGATGCCGGGCGAGATGGCACAAGCAGAGGTTTACACCCAGGTGGCCAGGGAAATGAGTCCCAACCAGGCGATTATCCGGACCCTGGATGCCGGTGGTGATAAAATCCCTGCCGAACCCCTTTCCCATCCCGAGCCAAACCCGTTCCTGGGCTGGCGCGGCATCCGCGTTTCCCTCACCCGCAGGGCTCTTTTCAAGGAACAACTCCGCGCCATTCTCCGCGCCAGCGCGCATGGCAAACTTGGTATCATGTTTCCGATGGTTTCAGGCCTACGCGAAGTGCTCGAAGCCAAGGAAATACTCAAGACCGCGATGGACGAGCTGGTGGAGGAAAAAGTGCCGTTCGATCCCGATATCGAGGTGGGCGTCATGATAGAAATACCATCGGCCGCACTCATGGCAGGGGAAATCGCCAGAGAAGTGGATTTCCTGTCGATTGGCACCAACGATCTCATCCAGTATACTGTTGCCGTCGACCGCGTCAACCCCTACGTCGCCCACCTTTACAAACCCACTCACCCCGCAGTGATCCGCCTGATGGAAATGACGGTGAGTGCCGCCAGGAACCAAGGTATCTGGACCGGTGTCTGTGGAGAAATGGCGGGCGATTTGAAGATCCTCCCCATTTTGGTCGGGTTAGGGGTCAATGAACTTTCCGTCGGCACCCACATCCTCCCAAGCATCAAAAAGGCGATCAGTTGCCTGTCGCAGAGCGATTGTGCCGGGATGATGGAAGAGGTCATTACGGCTCGCTCCAGCCCGGACATTCTGACGCTCACTGAAAGCATGGCCAGAAGGTGCTACCCCGAATTACTCGACTGA
- a CDS encoding VWA domain-containing protein, whose translation MSLHAQLTPEAQARLNAQRRNSTISSIVIAMLSVVLIGVLLMLFLLPVVDSFAPEIVSYQAPAEEEQKQEQREMTRQVQPKPSSPSSAMAKVIAANTVSNIAIPVPDTNADLSVDLGNGDDFGDGWGDGDGWGSGGGGSTTFFGQKVTAQRVVYVIDYSASMKGQRIKLLKAELAKSINRMAAGTEYQLIFFAGPAWLAGDKVTLAKDKSSATVVSDDTDYKWTCATKKAHDWDTQGRKQSADWLEASQEQLNKSAEAIKNTQLVWGTAWKAPLEMALDMKPTPDVIFFMTDGLAGGDSEAVARSIGARAKSRKIQLNTIAMMDPKAAEAMRMLAEASGGQFSMVNADGKVVKNIPKGNAPPKKKAKKNPKKKGKN comes from the coding sequence ATGAGTCTTCACGCACAACTTACTCCCGAGGCGCAAGCCAGGTTGAACGCCCAGCGAAGGAATTCGACGATTTCCAGTATTGTTATCGCAATGCTCTCAGTGGTGCTGATTGGTGTCCTGCTGATGCTCTTCCTGCTGCCGGTCGTCGATAGCTTTGCACCGGAAATTGTCAGTTACCAGGCTCCTGCCGAGGAGGAGCAAAAGCAAGAACAACGGGAGATGACGCGACAAGTCCAGCCGAAGCCGTCCTCGCCGTCATCTGCCATGGCCAAGGTGATTGCTGCAAACACGGTATCGAACATCGCCATACCGGTTCCGGACACCAATGCGGATCTATCGGTTGATCTTGGCAATGGGGATGATTTTGGCGACGGCTGGGGCGATGGTGACGGCTGGGGGTCCGGAGGCGGCGGCTCGACCACGTTTTTCGGTCAGAAAGTCACCGCCCAGCGGGTGGTGTATGTCATCGATTATTCAGCTTCGATGAAAGGACAGCGTATCAAGCTGTTGAAGGCCGAGCTTGCGAAATCCATTAACCGGATGGCGGCGGGAACCGAGTATCAGCTGATATTTTTTGCCGGGCCAGCCTGGTTGGCTGGTGACAAGGTGACCTTGGCCAAGGACAAAAGTAGTGCCACCGTTGTCAGTGACGACACGGATTACAAGTGGACGTGTGCTACAAAGAAAGCCCATGACTGGGATACCCAGGGAAGGAAGCAGTCCGCAGATTGGCTTGAGGCAAGCCAGGAGCAGCTTAATAAAAGCGCTGAGGCGATCAAAAACACCCAGCTTGTCTGGGGCACGGCATGGAAGGCCCCCTTGGAGATGGCCTTGGATATGAAGCCTACGCCTGATGTGATATTCTTTATGACGGACGGCCTGGCGGGGGGCGATTCTGAAGCTGTTGCACGCAGCATCGGGGCGCGGGCGAAATCACGTAAAATCCAGCTCAATACGATTGCCATGATGGACCCCAAGGCGGCCGAGGCAATGCGGATGCTGGCCGAGGCAAGTGGGGGGCAGTTCTCCATGGTCAATGCCGACGGCAAGGTGGTGAAGAATATCCCCAAGGGCAATGCTCCACCGAAAAAGAAGGCCAAGAAGAATCCGAAGAAGAAAGGCAAGAACTAG
- the infA gene encoding translation initiation factor IF-1: MTSVLAGTMFKVALPSGHEVLAHISGKMRKRFIRLVVGDKVKMEMSPYDTTKARIVFRVG, translated from the coding sequence ATCACATCTGTGCTTGCGGGCACGATGTTCAAGGTAGCTCTACCTAGCGGCCATGAAGTCCTTGCCCACATATCGGGTAAAATGCGTAAACGTTTCATCCGCCTCGTCGTCGGTGACAAGGTGAAGATGGAGATGTCACCCTATGATACGACCAAGGCACGGATCGTCTTCCGTGTGGGTTAA
- a CDS encoding SLC13 family permease codes for MFIFESWQQAFLAALVVVVFIAFVKEWLSVELVALAALLACVMTGILSVDPTCKANALKVFSHPAPITVACMFILSAALERTGVIEALGSWFEKIAGNSPTRMLVVMMALVALLSGFVNNTPVVVVFMPIVLAICRKRDYMASKYLIPLSYAAIVGGTMTIIGTSTNLIAVGISEKHGLDGLRMFSITPLGLIFVATAFIYILTIGRKLLPNRTTLATLIDNESSREFITHAFVKKDSELDGLKFPESPLANLKKARVIEVLRDGQRLRRPLNEMVFKAGDEIVFKGVLQGVMGISKTEGIDVRGNDSRGLEGIRTESALLMEGMIGPESTMSGKSLKDLHFRQRFGVLILAVHRRGRNLQERFEEEKLAFGDTLLVQGPTEKIRTLFERSDFINLSEPEHTELRQGKAPIAIAAILLFMVAGALGGHWGIPRIPIVQLALTGALIVLITRCVQPQEAYRAIEWKVVFLIFGMLGLGMAIEETGLASLIAGGMTHGLGIENPWIMLSLMYLLAAVMTEIISNNAVAILLTPLAIIVAETLGVDPIPFVIAVMFGSSASFSTPIGYQTNTFVYGAGGYKFGDFFRAGFPLAIILWLLASIMIPILWPFSLMP; via the coding sequence ATGTTTATTTTTGAATCATGGCAACAGGCATTCCTCGCCGCTCTAGTGGTGGTGGTGTTTATTGCCTTTGTCAAGGAGTGGCTGTCTGTCGAACTCGTTGCGCTCGCTGCCCTGCTCGCCTGTGTGATGACAGGCATACTCAGCGTTGATCCGACGTGTAAGGCCAACGCGTTAAAGGTTTTCTCCCACCCGGCCCCAATCACGGTCGCCTGCATGTTCATCCTCAGTGCTGCCCTGGAGCGCACCGGAGTTATCGAGGCCCTCGGCAGTTGGTTTGAAAAAATCGCAGGCAACTCCCCCACCCGCATGCTGGTGGTGATGATGGCTCTGGTCGCCCTGCTGTCGGGATTTGTCAACAATACCCCCGTGGTCGTTGTCTTTATGCCCATCGTTCTCGCCATCTGTCGCAAACGTGACTACATGGCATCCAAGTACCTCATTCCGCTCTCATATGCCGCCATTGTAGGTGGCACCATGACCATCATCGGCACCTCCACCAATCTGATCGCTGTGGGAATCTCGGAGAAACACGGCTTGGACGGACTCCGGATGTTCTCCATCACCCCTCTCGGACTCATCTTTGTGGCCACCGCATTTATTTACATACTCACGATTGGGCGCAAGCTACTACCTAACAGAACAACGCTCGCCACGCTTATCGACAACGAGAGTTCGCGGGAATTCATCACCCACGCCTTTGTCAAAAAAGACAGTGAGCTTGATGGTTTGAAATTTCCTGAATCCCCACTGGCGAATTTAAAAAAGGCCCGGGTCATCGAGGTCCTGAGAGACGGACAACGCCTCCGCCGCCCCCTGAATGAAATGGTTTTCAAGGCCGGCGACGAAATCGTTTTCAAAGGCGTGCTCCAAGGGGTGATGGGGATCTCTAAAACAGAGGGAATCGATGTCCGCGGCAATGACAGTCGGGGACTCGAAGGCATCCGCACTGAGAGCGCCCTGCTGATGGAGGGCATGATCGGACCGGAGTCCACGATGTCCGGCAAAAGCCTCAAGGACCTCCACTTCCGCCAGCGTTTTGGCGTCCTTATCCTCGCCGTTCACCGCCGTGGCCGCAACTTACAGGAACGTTTCGAGGAGGAAAAACTCGCCTTCGGTGACACCCTGCTCGTGCAAGGACCGACTGAAAAAATAAGAACCCTCTTCGAACGCAGTGACTTCATCAACCTGAGTGAACCTGAACACACGGAACTCAGGCAGGGCAAGGCCCCGATTGCTATCGCCGCGATCCTCCTCTTCATGGTTGCAGGTGCCCTGGGAGGCCATTGGGGCATCCCAAGAATACCCATCGTTCAACTCGCCCTTACCGGAGCGCTGATCGTACTCATCACACGCTGCGTGCAGCCTCAAGAAGCCTACCGGGCTATCGAATGGAAAGTCGTGTTTCTTATTTTTGGCATGTTAGGCCTGGGGATGGCGATCGAGGAAACTGGCCTTGCGAGCTTGATCGCCGGTGGCATGACGCACGGACTGGGTATTGAAAACCCGTGGATCATGCTCTCCCTGATGTATTTGCTTGCCGCAGTGATGACTGAAATCATTTCTAACAATGCTGTCGCCATCTTACTCACCCCATTGGCGATCATTGTTGCCGAGACCTTGGGAGTCGATCCCATCCCCTTTGTCATTGCGGTGATGTTCGGCTCCTCAGCCAGTTTCTCAACGCCGATCGGCTATCAAACCAATACCTTTGTCTATGGTGCGGGAGGCTATAAATTCGGCGACTTCTTTCGCGCAGGCTTTCCGCTCGCCATCATTCTCTGGCTACTCGCATCGATCATGATCCCCATCCTCTGGCCGTTTTCATTGATGCCTTGA
- a CDS encoding Uma2 family endonuclease: MSSLKQSSTIISPIEYLEGEPLSEVRHEYIDGLVFAMAGSTLNHNRITLNIAGCLDELLNGSSCRPFASDVKVKVKTLASETYYYPDVVVTCHPEDTNDQFLENPTTIFEVLSESTERIDRNEKFLAYKNLESLEDYILVSQERREVTIARRKSNWQAEVFSGEDFSLQLACSDTPLTAERIYRNVDLGN; the protein is encoded by the coding sequence ATGTCCAGCCTCAAGCAGTCCAGCACGATTATTTCTCCCATCGAATACCTCGAAGGAGAACCCCTCTCCGAGGTGCGGCATGAGTATATTGATGGTCTGGTCTTTGCCATGGCTGGAAGCACGCTGAATCACAACCGAATCACTCTCAATATCGCTGGATGCCTCGATGAGCTGTTAAACGGCTCATCGTGCCGCCCTTTTGCCAGCGATGTCAAAGTGAAGGTAAAAACTCTCGCCAGTGAGACTTATTATTACCCGGACGTGGTGGTCACCTGTCACCCGGAAGACACGAATGACCAGTTTCTCGAAAACCCTACCACCATTTTTGAAGTGCTTTCAGAGTCGACTGAGCGCATCGACCGCAATGAGAAATTTCTCGCCTACAAAAACCTCGAGTCACTGGAGGATTACATCCTTGTTTCCCAGGAACGCCGGGAAGTAACTATCGCACGCCGGAAAAGCAACTGGCAGGCCGAGGTGTTCTCAGGTGAGGACTTCAGCCTTCAGCTAGCGTGTTCCGATACCCCGCTCACGGCAGAGAGAATCTACCGCAACGTGGATTTGGGAAACTAA